The Nycticebus coucang isolate mNycCou1 chromosome 2, mNycCou1.pri, whole genome shotgun sequence genome includes a window with the following:
- the LOC128573042 gene encoding olfactory receptor 1L4 encodes MELKNYSSSTSSFILLGLSSNPQLQKPLFAIFLIMYLVTVVGNVLIILAIRSDSRLHTPMYFFLSNLSFMDICFTTVIVPKMLVNFLSETKAISYVGCLVQMYFFMALANTDSYLLASMAIDRLVAICKPFHYDVVMNPRHCLLMLLGSCTISHLHSLFRVVLMPHLSFCASHIIQHFFCDTQPVLKLSCSDTSSSQIVVMTETLAVIVTPFLCIIFSYLRIIVTVVRIPSTAGKWKAFSTCGSHLTVVVLFYGSVIYVYFRPLPMYSVVKDRVATVMYTVVTPMLNPFIYTLRNKDMKKGLRKLRDTVHS; translated from the coding sequence ATGGAGTTAAAGAACTATAGTAGCAGCACCTCCAGCTTCATCCTCCTGGGCCTCTCTTCCAACCCTCAGCTGCAGAAACCCCTGTTTGCTATCTTCCTCATCATGTACCTTGTCACTGTGGTGGGGAATGTGCTCATCATCCTGGCCATCCGTTCAGACTCCAGGCTCCACACCCCTATGTACTTCTTCCTCAGCAACTTGTCTTTCATGGATATCTGTTTCACAACAGTCATAGTACCCAAGATGCTTGTGAATTTCCTCTCAGAGACAAAGGCTATCTCCTATGTGGGTTGCCTGGTTCAGATGTACTTCTTCATGGCCCTTGCAAACACTGACAGCTACCTGCTGGCCTCCATGGCCATTGACCGACTAGTAGCCATCTGCAAACCCTTTCACTATGATGTAGTAATGAACCCAAGACATTGCCTCCTCATGCTTTTGGGCTCTTGCACCATCTCCCACCTGCACTCCCTATTCCGAGTGGTACTCATGCCTCAcctgtctttctgtgcctcccaCATCATTCAGCACTTTTTCTGTGACACTCAGCCTGTGCTAAAGCTTTCCTGCTCTGACACATCCTCCAGCCAGATTGTGGTCATGACCGAGACCCTGGCTGTCATTGTGACTCCCTTCCTGTGCATCATCTTCTCCTACCTGCGAATCATTGTTACTGTTGTCAGAATCCCCTCCACAGCCGGGAAGTGGAAGGCCTTCTCCACCTGTGGCTCCCACCTCACTGTGGTGGTCCTGTTCTATGGCAGTGTCATTTATGTCTATTTTAGGCCCCTGCCCATGTACTCAGTGGTGAAGGACCGGGTAGCCACAGTTATGTACACAGTAGTGACTCCCATGTTGAACCCTTTCATCTATACCCTGAGGAACAAAGATATGAAGAAGGGTTTGAGGAAACTAAGGGACACAGTTCATTCATAG